In Pseudonocardia sp. C8, one genomic interval encodes:
- a CDS encoding NUDIX hydrolase, protein MIATGSGDGWVHCAQGHKHWGVFGAAGLLVRFRADGDPPGVDRILLQHRAAWSHHGGTWGIPGGARDRGESAPATALREAGEESTLDVGAVEIMDSYVDDHGGWTYTTVVVRAVEAPPVRVRGTESIELRWVRTDHLGGLELHPGFATTWPRVRRIGTL, encoded by the coding sequence ATGATCGCGACCGGGTCCGGCGACGGCTGGGTGCACTGCGCGCAGGGGCACAAGCACTGGGGCGTGTTCGGCGCGGCCGGGCTGCTGGTCCGGTTCCGCGCCGACGGCGACCCGCCCGGGGTGGACCGCATCCTGCTGCAGCACCGCGCGGCCTGGAGCCACCACGGCGGGACGTGGGGCATCCCCGGCGGCGCCCGCGACCGGGGCGAGTCCGCCCCGGCGACCGCGCTGCGCGAGGCCGGCGAGGAGAGCACGCTCGACGTCGGAGCCGTGGAGATCATGGACTCCTACGTGGACGACCACGGCGGCTGGACCTACACGACGGTCGTGGTGCGGGCGGTGGAGGCGCCGCCGGTACGGGTCCGCGGCACCGAGAGCATCGAGCTGCGCTGGGTGCGCACCGACCACCTCGGCGGGCTGGAGCTGCATCCGGGGTTCGCGACGACCTGGCCGCGCGTCCGGCGGATCGGCACCCTCTAG